CGCACCTCGGGCGAGATCATGCCGATCGGAGCGCTGCGGCTGAAGCGCGCCTTGGTCGCCGGCGATCAACGCCTCGAATTGCTGGACTGGAAGCCCGAGGCGCTGCCGCATCTCAAGGCGGCGGGCTGCTTCACCGAGATCATCCAGCACCGCACGCGGCTGTTCGTTCCCCCGAGCCGCGCCCTCGAGATCCTCGCCAGGATCACGGACTGACCCGCGGCCGCGCCAAGCGACCGAAGAGAGGGGAGGGGGCCTTCGGCCGGGTGGGCCTGAGTGGCTCAAGCCGGCCGACGAGGTCGGCGCAACCCTCGAAGGAGACAACCGATGATCCAGTCCGTGAAGGTCAAGAACCTCTCGCTCTCGAAGGACAATGTCCGCAAATCCAATCGCGATGCCGACCTCGACAGCCTCGCCGACAATATCGCCGCGCATGGCCTGTTGCAGAATCTCGTGGTCACGCCGCTCAAGAAGGCAGGACATTTCACCGTCAAGGCGGGTGGCCGCCGCTTGCGGGCGCTCCAGCGGCTGATCGATTCAGGTCGGCTTGCCGGGGACCATGAGGTTCAGGTGCTGGTGCTCGAGGATGATGCTGGATCGGCCGAAGCGAGCCTTGCCGAGAATTTCCACCGCGTCGCGATGAACCCGGCGGATGAGTGCTCGGCTTTCAAGCACTTCCTCGACAAGGGCGCGAGTGCCGAGGATGTGGCGAAACGTTTCGGCGTCACGACCCGCTTCGTTGAGCAGCGGGTACGGCTTGCCGAACTGGCTCCTCTCGTATTCGCGGCGCTGGCGGCGGGCGAGATCACGCTGGGGGTCGCCCAGGCTTATGCCGTCACGCCCGACGTCGATCGCCAGGCGCGCGTGTTCGAGAGCATGAGCCGGTCCTATTATGGCGACAATCCCGACAATATCCGCCGTGCGCTCCTCAACGGAACGGTCAAGGCGACCGACGCCAAGGCACGGTTCGTCGGCCGCGAGGCCTATGTCGGCGCGGGCGGCCGGATCGAGCGCGACCTGTTCGGTGAAGATGTGGACGAGAGCTGGATCGACGTGGAGCTCATCGAGCAGCTGGCCGCCCAGAAGCTTGAAGCGGCCGCGGAAGCGCTCGCTGCCGAACAGAAGCTGGCGTTCGTGACGCCGGTTCTCGCGACGCATGTGCCCTATGATACGGAGTGCCAGCTCCACGAATATCATCCGCCGCTGCGCGAATTGAGCGGGGACGAGCAGGAGCGCGTCGATAGTCTCTCGGATGAGGGCGACGCGCTCATCCGCGAACTTGAGACCGAACTCGAGGACGGCACGCCCGAGGCCGAGGCGGCTTCGGCGCGTCTCGCCGACATCGAGCGGGAACTCGATACGATCGAGGCGTCGCGCACGATGGTCGATGATGCGATCAAGGACCAGCTGGGCACCTTCATCTATCTGGCGCCCGATGGCAGTCCGCGGGTGCACAGCCGCATGTTCAGCGAGCGCGCCATCCGGCAGGCGGGCGAGGATGCAGAACCCGAAGCACCGTCCGGCAAGGTCGCGGCCTCCCGGCTCAGCGCGACGCTGGTTGACGAACTCGCGACCCAGCGCCGGCAGATCCTGGCAGCCCATGTCGCCTCGGATGCCGGGTTCGCGCTCGATCTCACGATATTCCTGATGGCGCACCGGACGGTGTTCGCCAGCAGCTATGTCCGGGACCACGCGACGTTGCAGGCCGCCGCCGCGAGCTTCCCGATCGTCAGCTTCCGCGATGAAGGTAGCGCGGCGAGCAATGTCCTGACCGAACAGCGCCAGGCGCTCGATGTGAGCTGGGCAGGCGGGAACACGCTGTCGTCCCGCTTCGATGCCTTCCGGCAACTGGATGAACAGGCGCGCGCCGATTGGCTCGCCCATGTCATGGCGCAGACGCTGGAGCCGACACTCAACGTCGACGATGGCGGGCGCCGCAACGGCTTCCACGATCATCTCGGACGGCTGCTCGACATTGATGTCGCGCAATGGTGGCGGCCCGATGCCCAGAACTTTTTCGGGCGGGTGAAGAAGGACGTCATGCTCGAAGCGCTCGACGAGATCGGCGGGCCGGTGCTGCGCGGCCGATACAAGGACGCCAAGAAGGGTGACCTTGCCAATGCCTGCGCTGCGCTCTGTTCGGGGCAGGGCATCGTCGAGGCCGAAGTCCGGGAAAAGGCGCTCTCCTGGCTGCCCGACGAGATGCGGTTCGGCGCGATCGAAAAGCCCGAAAGCTTCCGGAGCTATTCCGCTTTCCTCAGCGATGAAGACGACAGCGACGGCGGGGCAGGGGAGATCGCCCCCGATGGCGATGCTGGCGACTTCGAACAGGCCGCCTGAGGCGAACGCCTAACGGCGGGCGGCGCTTTCGTGTCGCCCGCCGCCCTTCATCGGCGGCGCTGAGACAGCCGCTCTTTCGCGGAGTATCCACCATGACCCAATCATCGGGCCGGCCCTCGCCGGCCGAGACCATCACGCGCGCCATCATCGACCGGCTCGAGGCCGGTGTGCGTCCCTGGGTACGGCCCTGGCGATCATGCGCCGCGCAAGGGCGCCCGCTGCGCGCCAATGGCGAGCCCTATCGCGGCATGAACACCTTTTGGCTATGGCTGGCCGCCGAGCAGTGCGGCTATCGGTCCCGCTACTGGATGACCTATCGGCAAGCACAAAGCCTCGGCGGGCAGGTCCGTGCCGGTGAGCAGTCGCAATTTGCGATCTTCTACAAAGCCTATTCGAAGAAGGTCGATTCCTACGAACGTCCGGGTGAGCTCGTCGATGAGCAGCGCCGGGTCATGCGGTCCTATGCGGTCTTCAATGCCGATCAGATCGATACACTGCCGGGCGATTTCTATCCCGAAGCCCTCTCCCTCGTCCCGCCGGGCGACCGGCTCGGTCCGCGGGCGGAGCGCTTCGTCGATCGGCTGCCCGCGCGGCTGCGATGCGGCGGCGATCGTGCTTATTATGATCTGCGCGCGGACGTCATCACCATGCCGCCGGTCGAGCAATTCGACACGCGCGCCGCCTGGGCAGCCACCATTGCGCATGAGGCCGGCCACTGGACAGGCCATCCAGCCCGGCTTGCCCGATCGTTCGGGAAGCGCTTCGGCGATCAGGCATATGCGTTCGAGGAGTTGGTCGCCGAACTGACAGCAGCGCTGGTTGGCGCCGATGTGGGTCTCCCAACCACCCATCTCGACGACCACGCGGCTTATATCGGATCCTGGCTCGCCATTTTGCGCAAGGATAATCGCGCATTGCTGACGGCGGCTGCGCGAGCCGAGGAAGCCGCCGGGTTTCTGCTGCGGGCAACCGATCTCGCTTGCGAGGATGATCTGGACGAGCAGGCGGCTGCTTGATCTCGCCATGTCGCCGATTGCACTATATCCATATATCCGCTATCGTGGATATATGGATAACGAATCTGTCATCGTCGCGTTGGGCGCGCTTGCCCAAGCCACGCGCCTCGACGCCTTCCGCCTTCTGGTGCGTCACGAACCCGAAGGCCTTCCCGCCGGCGAGGTCGCCAAGGCGCTGGATGTCCCGCAGAACACGATGTCGGTGCATTTGGCGACCCTGGCGCGTGCCGGCCTGGTCACATCCGAGCGGCGCAGCCGGATCATCAACTACCGCGCCGATCTCGATGCGCTACGCTCCGTGATGCTGTTCCTCGTCAAGGACTGCTGTGGTGGCCGGGCCGAGCTCTGCCATCCACTTGCGGATGAACTGCTTGCCTGTCGTGCTGCCTGAAAGGACATCAACATGACGGATCGCCTGTTGAACGTACTGTTTCTTTGCACGGGCAATTCCGCCCGTTCCATCATGGCCGAGGCGATCCTCAGCCGTGAGGGGCTAGGCCGTTTCAAATCGTTCAGCGCCGGCAGCCAGCCCAAGGGCGAGGTCCATCCGTTCACCATTCATCTCTTGGAGAAGCTGAACTACGACGCAAGCCGGTTCCGCTCGAAGAGCTGGGAAGAGTTTTCCGGCCCCGATGCGCCGTCCTTGGATTTCGTGTTCACCGTTTGCGACAATGCCGCCAATGAGCTTTGCCCGGTTTGGCCGGGGCAGCCGCTGACCGCCAATTGGGGGGTGCCCGATCCGGCCGCTATCGAGGACAGCGAAACGGTGCAGCACGCGGCCTTCTTCGATACTTACAGGATGCTGTTCAATCGCATCTCGCTGTTCACCAACCTGCCGTTCGAAGGCCTCGACAAGATGAGTCTACAGAACCGGCTGAACCGGATCGGCAAGGAACAGGGCCGCGCCGACCTCCCAAGCGAAAAGGCACCCAGCGCATGAGCAATGCCGCAATCGATATCGTCATCTATCACAATCCCGAGTGTGGGACGTCGCGCAACACGCTGGCGATGATCCGCAACGCCGGGATCGAGCCGCATGTGATCGAATATCTCAAGACGCCGCCCAACCGCCCGCGCCTGGTTTCGCTCATCGCCCGCATGGGCATCAGCGCACGCCAGTTGCTCCGCGAGAAGGGCACGCCCTTCGCCGAGCTGGGTCTTGCCGATCCGACGCTCAGCGATGACCAGCTCATTGATGCGATGATCGAACATCCGATCCTCATCAACCGGCCAATCGTTGTGTCGCCGCTCGGCGTGAAACTCTGCCGTCCATCGGAAGAGGTGCTCGATCTTCTCCCGTCCGCCCAGCGCGGGGCTTTCACCAAGGAAGATGGCGAGCAGGTCATCGACGCCGCCGGCAAGAGGATCGGGGCGTGAACGCGACCGTTGCGGCACGACCCAAGCCGGCGATCAACAGCTTCGAACGCTATTTGAGCGTCTGGGTGGCGCTCTGCATCGCTGTCGGCATCGCGCTCGGCTATTCGCTGCCGAATCTGTTCGCAGCCATCGCATCGGCTGAGATCGCGCGCGTGAACCTGGTCGTGGCTGTGCTGATCTGGCTGATGATCGTCCCCATGCTGCTCAAGATCGACCTCGGCGCGTTGGGGTCGGTTCGCCAACACTGGAAGGGCGTCGGCGTCACCCTCTTCATCAACTGGGCGGTGAAGCCCTTTTCAATGGCGCTGCTCGGCACGCTGTTCCTGGGATGGCTCTTCCGGCCGCTGCTGCCGCAGGGCGAGATCAACGCCTATATCGCCGGGCTCATCCTGCTCGCCGCCGCCCCCTGCACGGCGATGGTGTTCGTCTGGTCGAACCTGTGCGACGGCGAGCCGACCTATACGCTGAGCCAGGTGGCGCTCAACGACGTGATCATGGTCTTCGCCTTCGCACCGCTGGTCGGACTGCTGCTCGGGGTCGCCTCGATCACAGTGCCCTGGGACACGCTGCTCATCTCGGTCCTGCTCTATATCGTCGTGCCCGTCATCGTCGCGCAGATCATTCGTCGGGCGTTGCTATCGTCAGGCGGGCAGCCGGCGCTCGATCGGCTGCTGGCAACGCTTGGGCCGGTGTCGCTGGTTGCGCTGCTGACGACGCTCGTCCTCCTGTTCGGCTTCCAGGGCCCGGCGATCCTGGCTCATCCGCTGGTCATCGCACTGATTGCCATTCCCATCCTCATCCAGGTCTACTTCAATGCGGGCCTGGCCTATTGGCTCAGCCGGCGCTTCGGCGTGGCCTGGTGCGTCGCCGCTCCGGCCGCGCTGATCGGCGCGTCCAATTTCTTCGAGCTCGCGGTTGCAGCCGCGATCAGCCTGTTCGGCCTCAATTCCGGGGCCGCGCTCGCGACCGTGGTGGGCGTGCTGGTCGAGGTGCCGGTAATGCTGTCTGTCGTCAGCATCGTCAAGAAGACGCGGCCCTGGTACGAGCAACGCGTTCCTGCATGATCGCTACACTGCTGGATTCCAGGTCGCTTTCCGACCTGATGGCGGAGCTGAGCGCGGCGGGTCTGCCTGCCAGTGATCTCGCCGAGGCGGGACGCCGCTTCTTTCGGTTCGAGGATGATGTTGGCCTTGTCGGCTATGGCGGGATCGAAGGCGACGGCTCCGACCGCCTGCTGCGCTCGCTGGTCGTGAAGGCCGATCGGCGCGGATGCGGATTGGGCGGTGCCATTCTCACGGCAGTCGAACGCGCTGCAGCTGATGAGGGCGCGACTAGCCTGTACCTGCTCACCACGACCGCCGAGCCTTTCTTTCGCCGTCACGGCTATGAAACAGCCGAACGGACCGACGTTCCTGCCGTCATCGCGCAATCGGCCGAGTTCCGATCGCTATGCCCGGCGAGCGCCGCCCTTTTGTACAAATGGATTGCCTGATGTCGCGTCTTCGTATCCTTCCCGAACCCGATCACATGCCCGCGCTGGACCGTGCAATGATCCGGCCCGATCTCGCCGCCGGGCTCGGCGCGCTTGAGCCGAAACCTCGCATCCTCCTCCTCTACGGCTCGCTGCGCGAGCGGTCGTTCAGTCGCTTCGCGGTCGAGGAAGCGGCCCGGCTGCTCATCCTCTTCGGCGCCGAAGTGCGGATCTTCGATCCGGCCGATCTCCCGCTCCCCGACCAGATCAAGGACGATGATCACCCGGCGGTGCATGAGCTTCGCGAGCATGCGCTTTGGTCCGAGGGCATGGTCTGGTGCAGTCCCGAACGGCACGGCCAGATCACCGGCATCATGAAAGCGCAGATCGACCATTTGCCGCTCGAATTCGGCGGCATGCGTCCGACCCAGGGCCGGACCCTGGCCGTCATGCAGGTTTCGGGCGGATCGCAGTCGTTCAACGCGGTCAACACGTTGCGGCTGCTCGGGCGGTGGATGCGCATGTTCACCATCCCCAACCAGTCGAGCATTGCTATGGCGTTCAAGGAGTTCGACGAGGACGGCCGTCTCAGTGCCTCAAGCTATTATGACCGGATCGTCGACGTCATGGAGGAGCTGGTGCGCTTCACGGTGCTGACACGTCGCCATGCCGATCAACTCGTGGACCGCTATTCGGAACGCAAGGCGGCAGCCGCCAAGCGCGACGCGGCCCAAGATCTGGCCTCACGGTCGAAGGCCTGACGGCCGGGCTCTTCCGATGCGACGCGCTTTCATGCCGTCCTGTGCGTATCGGGAGATCGGGTTGCGGGTGCCCTTCTTAAGGTCCTCTGCGTCATGAATGCCTGACGCGACAGGGCCTTCGCGCCTTTCGCCAGAGGATGCGGCACATGGGCCATCGCGCTGGCGGCGGCAACCCGAACGCTCCGGCCGTGTTGGCGCGCCGAGGCGCGCCTGCCCGCACCACCCGGACCTTATCGGGTTCCCCTTGGGCGTTGCCCGGCGGTGCCGCCGCCGCTTTTTCGATGGCCCGGAGGGTGCGCATCCGGCGGGAAGGCCGCCGGCCCTGCGACACGGAAAGGCAATCCCTCATGACCAGCTCCCTTTCAGCAGTGCTCCAAGCACTCGAACTCGGCCATCTCGACCTGATGGGCGACCAACGCTCGATGGAAGCGCCGCCGCCGGCCGAAGCGCTCGAACAGACCGTCAGCGCCATCTGGAGCGATCTCTTCGCGCTCTTCCCCTTCACCGCGCTCGAACGCGACATCGAGGATCTGGGCTGGGGCTTCGTCAATCTCTTCCACCGCGCGGCCGCCAAGAAGCATCAGCTGATCGACCGCCTGACCGACGAGATCCGGCTCCTGCTCGCCGAGCAGGACGGATCGGAGATCGCGACCGCTGATCTCGAGGACAAGATCGATCTCGCTCGCAAGGTCGAGCAGTCCGCCCAGGCCTATGAGGGGATGCGCGACACCGCGGCGCGCCACTATCTGCATGAGACCGGCCGCTCCTGGGTGCCCGCGACCGGCAACCGCATCTCGCTCGGCACGACCGCTGCGATCGTCGATGGCCGGGCCTATTTGCAGGCGCGGCGCGAGCGGGTGCGCGATGCCAATATGGTCCATGGCACGCCCGTGGTCTTCGCCGGCGGGCGCCTTCGCTTCGCCAGCGACGACGAGGCCAAGCAGTTTGCCGACAATCTGCTGCGGACCCTCAAGGCCGTGCGCGAACGTGTGGGCGACATGTATCTCGTCCATGGCGGCGACATGAAGGGCATCGAGCGTCTTGCAGCATCCTGGGCCGAGCAGAACGGCATCCAGCAGCTGCGGTTCGGCCTTGATCGCAAGCTTGGCGATCGTGCCGGCTTCCGGCGCAACGAGCAGATGCTCTCGGTCAAGCCGCGCTACGTCATTGCCTTCCAGGGCAACGGCGTCACCGAAAGGCTGGTGGTCGAGGCCAAGGCGCGCGGCATCCATGTCGTCGATCGCCGCGGACCGCTCGGAACGCCGCCGGCGGCTTTATCTCGCGGCTGACCGCCGTGCCGGCCGCTTCGGCGGCCGGCTTTTCTCAATCTCGCGGATTCCGGTGCCGGAGGGGAGGGGGCGGGGCGGATGCGTCCCTTGTTCCCTTCGGAGGTTCCGCATCATGTTCATGCCCGATCGCGCCAGTGCGTGCGCGCTCCTTGCCTTCCGCGCCGCGCATGGCCGCCACTGGAAGGCGAAGCTGCTGTCCTTATGGTCGACAGGCCGCGATGTGGACGAAGCCGATGGCGCTTACTTACGGCATCTTCGCAACCAGGCCGGTCCCTCCTGGCTCCGCCAGCTGACGCCGCGCCGCTGGCGCGCGATCGAAAGATTGGCGGCGCCCGGCGATCCGGTGCTTGCAGCCGTGTTTCTCGATCGAGCGCGCGAATTTCATCGCGGCGCGCAGATTGGCGCGCCTATTGCGCTTGCGCCGGCACTGCACTTGCTCGCGATCTCCTGCGAACTGGGTTTGAAGGCGCATCTTTTGGGTCATGGCTGGACGGACGATGCGCTGGCCCGCGATATCCGTCATGACCTTGTCCGCGCCCTCGACGAGGCGCGGCAGCTAGGCCTGCCGGCGCCCGGTCGTCCGCTGGCCGATTTCATCAAGAGCCTCGGCCCGGCCTATGCCGTGCATCGGATCGACGCGCTGGTGGCAGGTGGCTATGCCTGCGACATCGGCGCCGTGCTTTGCGAGACCGGGCAGCTCCTCGATGCCGTGGCGGCCTGCCTGAGGCCAGCCACGCCAGGCGCCGCCACCTTGCGTACCTCCTCTTCCCCCTCCGCGTGATCGTGCAACGGACGTCGTGTCGAGCCCGCGAGTGGCCATGCGAAGGATCTACAATCCCGTCCTGCGGCTCAAGGGACGGGCAGATAAGGCACGGGCGTAAGGTCCGCGAGATGCCGGACCGGCGTGCTCGGCAAAGCCGGCAATATCGGCGGTTTCGCTGGGTGGGCTCCGGTCATGGCCCAAGCGACGCACCGTCCTTCTCCTCATCTGACCCCTAAGCCGGCCGTCCGGCCCATCCAACCCGCAAGCCATCGGGCCGAGTTGCCGTGTGCCACGGCTGCCCGCACCACCCCTTGTCTCGGGGTTCCCCGGCGCTGCGCTGCCGGTGGATGGGCCGTCCTGTCCGCCTTGGCCGGGGATCAGTCGAAGGGACGGTCCCTTGGACCCACATCGAAGGAACTCAGGCCATGCAGAACCTCGTCATCCTCGCCGGCAATGTCGGTGGCACGCCGGAAACCCGCACCACCCAGGGCGGCACCCGCATTACCCATTTCAGCCTCGCCACCTCGCGCCCGAAGCGCGACAGCAACGGCAAGATCCTGCGCGACGACAACAATCGCCGCCTCGAGGACACCGAATGGCACCGGATCACCTGCTTCAACGGCGTCGGCAAGACGGTCGAGCAATATGTCGACAAGGGTATGAAGGTCATGGTCCGGGGCCGTATCCACTACACCCGCTGGACCGACAGCGAGAATATCGAACGCTACGGCGTCGAGATCATCGCCGACGAGGTGACCTTCCTCACCCGCGCCAAGTCCAACGAGAATAGCGGCGGCGGCAACGAGCCCGAAGACGATGAAATCCCCTTCTGAGCTCGGACAGGGCGGCCCGGCGGCATCGCCGCCGGGCCTCTTATCCTGTTCAGGCGCGGCATGGTCCCAAGCGGATCAGCGGGATCGGCATCGCCCCTTGGCATAGCGCTCCCAGCGCAGCACGGTGCCGGTCGCAATCATCGCGCAGCTGAGATCGCCGATGCCGGGCGCGTTGCACCAGGCGCCGGTCCGGTTGCCCTTGGCTTCGCCGGTCGAGACGCAGCGCATGGTGGGGCCAGCCACGCGAATATGCCCGGTGGATGTCTGGCCGCGCGGTCCGCCAAGCAGGCGCACCAACGCATCGCGGGCGGCCGGGCCACTTGCTCTCGGACAGGGCTGGCCGGGGCGGCAGCTGTTGTCGATCTCGCGCGCGGCAATGCCGGCGAGCCGCACATGGGCGCCCTCGCGGCACCAGATCGGGCCATCGCCATCCCAGACGCGCGTCGGTGTGCAGGCGAAGGTCTGATCATTGGGGACCACGGCGGCGGCAAGCAGGAGCGGGAACAGCATCCGGCGGGGCTAACCGACAAGCGGCGGCCTGTCATCCGGACCCGTTGGATGGAGCGGCAGGCAGGGCAAGGGGTGGGGCGCGACATCGGCGGGGACCTGGCCTCCTGGCCGGCGGGTTCGCCCGCTCTCAATCGGCGCGATCCTTGGTCCACCCGGTGACCTTTTGCGATCAACCCGCAAGGGGTCCGGTCGCTTCGCTACGGCTTTTTGGGCCTCCAGCCAAAAAAGTGATCGCGGCCACCGGCCGGACACATCGGGCGCCTGTCGAGCGGGACGAACCCGCCGGCGCGCAAAGGAGCCTCGACATGTTCACCGACATCGCAATCGCTCGCCGCCACGCCTTCAGCCTCTCGCGCAGCCTCATGATGGTCACCTTCGTCATCGCGATCGGGCAGCATTACGGGGTTATCACCGCCGAAGACGCCGACGGCAGCGTCGCCATCGTCACCGAATTCGATCCCTTTGCCTGACGGCTCGACCGGGAGCCGCTCGGCTCCCGGTTATTCCCCGCGCTTCGCTCGCGGCTTGCGCCGAAGACGAGAACCGATTGTTCAGATGCCGCGACTATGCTGCGATAATGACGATTGAGGCTGCGATAGCGAATGCCGGCGATGATGCCCTGTGGGCGCGCGTCACCCAGGAGGTGAACGCCTGGCGCGGTGCCTGTCTGCAATGCTTCGCCGCGGTGGAGGTGGCCGTTACCGAGACTTTGCTGCATCTGAGCGCTCAGCCGGGACGAGGACAGTCGGTGAAGCTACGGCATTTGGTCGGGCAACGGCTCGATGACCTTGCTGCACTCGTCAATGAGGGCGGCCCCTTTTCCGTGGAGGGAAAGGGTGTCGCGAGCCTGCTGGCGGAATTTCGGCACCAGGAAGGGCTGCGCACGATGCTCGCCCATGGCCAGGCGAAGCTGACAGTCGAACGGACCAGTCGATGGGCCGCCATCTTTCGTGTGATCGCGATCCGGGCACGGCAGGCTGATCGTTCGACGCTCGTGATCGAAGAGAACGAGGCGGCGGAGAGGCTTCAGCAGCTCCGTAAGGTATCGCAGAAATTGTGTTCTGCACTTGGCAATCTGCGACGGGCGGTTGCCGTCTGAAAGTCGGATTTCTCTGCATCTATGCGCTGAGAATGGCGGCTCCGGCGCGGCCGGACCGGGCTCTAGGCTTCGCCCTGAGCCTTGTGCCAAGT
The sequence above is drawn from the Sphingobium indicum B90A genome and encodes:
- a CDS encoding ParB/RepB/Spo0J family partition protein, with product MIQSVKVKNLSLSKDNVRKSNRDADLDSLADNIAAHGLLQNLVVTPLKKAGHFTVKAGGRRLRALQRLIDSGRLAGDHEVQVLVLEDDAGSAEASLAENFHRVAMNPADECSAFKHFLDKGASAEDVAKRFGVTTRFVEQRVRLAELAPLVFAALAAGEITLGVAQAYAVTPDVDRQARVFESMSRSYYGDNPDNIRRALLNGTVKATDAKARFVGREAYVGAGGRIERDLFGEDVDESWIDVELIEQLAAQKLEAAAEALAAEQKLAFVTPVLATHVPYDTECQLHEYHPPLRELSGDEQERVDSLSDEGDALIRELETELEDGTPEAEAASARLADIERELDTIEASRTMVDDAIKDQLGTFIYLAPDGSPRVHSRMFSERAIRQAGEDAEPEAPSGKVAASRLSATLVDELATQRRQILAAHVASDAGFALDLTIFLMAHRTVFASSYVRDHATLQAAAASFPIVSFRDEGSAASNVLTEQRQALDVSWAGGNTLSSRFDAFRQLDEQARADWLAHVMAQTLEPTLNVDDGGRRNGFHDHLGRLLDIDVAQWWRPDAQNFFGRVKKDVMLEALDEIGGPVLRGRYKDAKKGDLANACAALCSGQGIVEAEVREKALSWLPDEMRFGAIEKPESFRSYSAFLSDEDDSDGGAGEIAPDGDAGDFEQAA
- a CDS encoding ArdC family protein; translated protein: MTQSSGRPSPAETITRAIIDRLEAGVRPWVRPWRSCAAQGRPLRANGEPYRGMNTFWLWLAAEQCGYRSRYWMTYRQAQSLGGQVRAGEQSQFAIFYKAYSKKVDSYERPGELVDEQRRVMRSYAVFNADQIDTLPGDFYPEALSLVPPGDRLGPRAERFVDRLPARLRCGGDRAYYDLRADVITMPPVEQFDTRAAWAATIAHEAGHWTGHPARLARSFGKRFGDQAYAFEELVAELTAALVGADVGLPTTHLDDHAAYIGSWLAILRKDNRALLTAAARAEEAAGFLLRATDLACEDDLDEQAAA
- a CDS encoding ArsR/SmtB family transcription factor, which produces MDNESVIVALGALAQATRLDAFRLLVRHEPEGLPAGEVAKALDVPQNTMSVHLATLARAGLVTSERRSRIINYRADLDALRSVMLFLVKDCCGGRAELCHPLADELLACRAA
- a CDS encoding arsenate reductase ArsC, with product MTDRLLNVLFLCTGNSARSIMAEAILSREGLGRFKSFSAGSQPKGEVHPFTIHLLEKLNYDASRFRSKSWEEFSGPDAPSLDFVFTVCDNAANELCPVWPGQPLTANWGVPDPAAIEDSETVQHAAFFDTYRMLFNRISLFTNLPFEGLDKMSLQNRLNRIGKEQGRADLPSEKAPSA
- the arsC gene encoding arsenate reductase (glutaredoxin) (This arsenate reductase requires both glutathione and glutaredoxin to convert arsenate to arsenite, after which the efflux transporter formed by ArsA and ArsB can extrude the arsenite from the cell, providing resistance.) — translated: MSNAAIDIVIYHNPECGTSRNTLAMIRNAGIEPHVIEYLKTPPNRPRLVSLIARMGISARQLLREKGTPFAELGLADPTLSDDQLIDAMIEHPILINRPIVVSPLGVKLCRPSEEVLDLLPSAQRGAFTKEDGEQVIDAAGKRIGA
- the arsB gene encoding ACR3 family arsenite efflux transporter encodes the protein MNATVAARPKPAINSFERYLSVWVALCIAVGIALGYSLPNLFAAIASAEIARVNLVVAVLIWLMIVPMLLKIDLGALGSVRQHWKGVGVTLFINWAVKPFSMALLGTLFLGWLFRPLLPQGEINAYIAGLILLAAAPCTAMVFVWSNLCDGEPTYTLSQVALNDVIMVFAFAPLVGLLLGVASITVPWDTLLISVLLYIVVPVIVAQIIRRALLSSGGQPALDRLLATLGPVSLVALLTTLVLLFGFQGPAILAHPLVIALIAIPILIQVYFNAGLAYWLSRRFGVAWCVAAPAALIGASNFFELAVAAAISLFGLNSGAALATVVGVLVEVPVMLSVVSIVKKTRPWYEQRVPA
- the arsN2 gene encoding arsenic resistance N-acetyltransferase ArsN2, with the translated sequence MIATLLDSRSLSDLMAELSAAGLPASDLAEAGRRFFRFEDDVGLVGYGGIEGDGSDRLLRSLVVKADRRGCGLGGAILTAVERAAADEGATSLYLLTTTAEPFFRRHGYETAERTDVPAVIAQSAEFRSLCPASAALLYKWIA
- the arsH gene encoding arsenical resistance protein ArsH, which translates into the protein MSRLRILPEPDHMPALDRAMIRPDLAAGLGALEPKPRILLLYGSLRERSFSRFAVEEAARLLILFGAEVRIFDPADLPLPDQIKDDDHPAVHELREHALWSEGMVWCSPERHGQITGIMKAQIDHLPLEFGGMRPTQGRTLAVMQVSGGSQSFNAVNTLRLLGRWMRMFTIPNQSSIAMAFKEFDEDGRLSASSYYDRIVDVMEELVRFTVLTRRHADQLVDRYSERKAAAAKRDAAQDLASRSKA
- a CDS encoding DUF2493 domain-containing protein, coding for MTSSLSAVLQALELGHLDLMGDQRSMEAPPPAEALEQTVSAIWSDLFALFPFTALERDIEDLGWGFVNLFHRAAAKKHQLIDRLTDEIRLLLAEQDGSEIATADLEDKIDLARKVEQSAQAYEGMRDTAARHYLHETGRSWVPATGNRISLGTTAAIVDGRAYLQARRERVRDANMVHGTPVVFAGGRLRFASDDEAKQFADNLLRTLKAVRERVGDMYLVHGGDMKGIERLAASWAEQNGIQQLRFGLDRKLGDRAGFRRNEQMLSVKPRYVIAFQGNGVTERLVVEAKARGIHVVDRRGPLGTPPAALSRG
- a CDS encoding single-stranded DNA-binding protein, coding for MQNLVILAGNVGGTPETRTTQGGTRITHFSLATSRPKRDSNGKILRDDNNRRLEDTEWHRITCFNGVGKTVEQYVDKGMKVMVRGRIHYTRWTDSENIERYGVEIIADEVTFLTRAKSNENSGGGNEPEDDEIPF
- a CDS encoding thermonuclease family protein; translation: MLFPLLLAAAVVPNDQTFACTPTRVWDGDGPIWCREGAHVRLAGIAAREIDNSCRPGQPCPRASGPAARDALVRLLGGPRGQTSTGHIRVAGPTMRCVSTGEAKGNRTGAWCNAPGIGDLSCAMIATGTVLRWERYAKGRCRSR